In Pseudorca crassidens isolate mPseCra1 chromosome 16, mPseCra1.hap1, whole genome shotgun sequence, one DNA window encodes the following:
- the CCAR1 gene encoding cell division cycle and apoptosis regulator protein 1, translated as MAQFGGQKNPPWATQFTATAVSQPAALGVQQPSLLGASPTIYTQQTALAAAGLTTQTPANYQLTQTAALQQQAAAAAAALQQQYSQPQQALYSVQQQLQQPQQTLLTQPTVGLPTSLSLSTPQPAAQITVSYPTPRSSQQQTQPQKQRVFTGVVTKLHDTFGFVDEDVFFQLSAVKGKTPQAGDRVLVEATYNPNMPFKWNAQRIQTLPNQNQSQTQPLLKTPPAVLQPIAPQTTFGVQAQPQPQSLLQAQISAASITPLLQTQPQPLLQQPQQKAGLLQPPVRIVSQPQPARRLDPPSRFSGRNDRGDQVPNRKDDRSRERERERRRSRERSPQRKRSRERSPRRERERSPRRVRRVVPRYTVQFSKFSLDCPSCDMMELRRRYQNLYIPSDFFDAQFTWVDAFPLSRPFQLGNYCNFYVMHREVESLEKNMAILDPPDADHLYSAKVMLMASPSMEDLYHKSCALAEDPQELRDGFQHPARLVKFLVGMKGKDEAMAIGGHWSPSLDGPDPEKDPSVLIKTAIRCCKALTGIDLSVCTQWYRFAEIRYHRPEETHKGRTVPAHVETVVLFFPDVWHCLPTRSEWETLSRGYKQQLVEKLQGERKEADGEQDEEEKDDGEAKEISTPTHWSKLDPKTMKVNDLRKELESRALSSKGLKSQLIARLTKQLKVEEQKEEQKELEKSEKEEEEEDDRKSEDDKEEEERKRQEELERQRRERRYILPDEPAIVVHPNWAAKSGKFDCSIMSLSVLLDYRLEDNKEHSFEVSLFAELFNEMLQRDFGVRIYKSLLSLPEKEDKKEKEKKSKKDERKDKKEERDDETEEPKPKRRKSGDDKDKKEDRDERKKEDKRKDDSKDDDETEEDNNQDEYDPMEAEEAEDEEDDRDEEEINKRDDKRDINRYCKERPSKDKEKEKTQMITINRDLLMAFVYFDQSHCGYLLEKDLEEILYTLGLHLSRAQVKKLLNKVVLRESCFYRKLTDTSKDEENHEESEALQEDMLGNRLLLPTPIVKQESKDMEENVGLIVYNGAMVDVGSLLQKLEKSEKVRAEVEQKLQLLEEKTDEDEKTILNLENSNKNLSGELRDVKKDLSQLQENLKISENMNLQFENQLNKTIRNLSTVMDEIHTVLKKDNVKNEDKDQKSKENGASV; from the exons CAATATTCACAACCTCAGCAGGCCTTGTATAGTGTGCAACAACAG ttGCAGCAACCTCAGCAGACCCTGTTAACACAG CCGACTGTCGGACTGCCTACAAGCCTTAGCTTGTCAACTCCTCAACCAGCAGCTCAGATAACTGTATCATATCCAACACCAAGGTCCAGTCAGCAACAGACACAACCTCAGAAACAGCGTGTTTTTACAGGGGTGGTTACAAAACTACACGATACATTTGGATTTGTGGATGAAGATGTATTCTTTCAGCTTAG cgcTGTCAAAGGGAAAACCCCCCAAGCGGGTGACAGAGTATTGGTTGAAGCTACGTATAATCCCAATATGCCTTTTAAATGGAATGCACAAAGAATTCAAACACTACCAAATCAg aATCAGTCGCAAACCCAACCTTTACTGAAGACTCCTCCTGCCGTACTTCAGCCAATTGCACCACAGACGACATTTGGTGTTCAggctcagccccagccccagtcaCTGCTGCAGGCACAGATTTCAGCAGCCTCTATTACGCCACTATTGCAGACACAGCCCCAGCCtttattacagcagccacagCAGAAAG ctgGTTTATTGCAACCTCCTGTCCGTATAGTTTCACAGCCACAACCAGCACGAAGGTTAGATCCACCATCCAGATTTTCAGGAAGAAATGACAGAGGGGATCAAGTGCCCAACAGAAAAGATGACCGAag TcgtgaaagggagagagaaagacgtAGATCCAGAGAAAGATCTCCTCAGAGAAAACGTTCCCGGGAGAGATCTCCTCGAAGAGAGAGAGAACGGTCACCTCGGAGAGTTCGACGTGTTGTTCCACGTTACACAGTTcagttttcaaagttttctttagattg TCCTAGTTGTGACATGATGGAACTAAGGCGCCGTTATCAGAATTTATATATACCTAGTGACTTTTTTGATGCTCAGTTTACATGGGTGGATGCTTTCCCTTTGTCAAGACCATTTCAGCTGGGAAATTACTGCAATTTTTATGTAATGCACAGAGAAGTAGAGTCCTTAGAGAAAAATATGGCCATTCTTGATCCACCAGATGCTGATCACTTATACAGTGCAAAG GTAATGCTGATGGCTAGCCCTAGTATGGAAGATTTGTATCATAAGTCATGTGCTCTTGCTGAAGACCCACAAGAACTTCGGGATGGATTTCAACATCCTGCTAGACTTGTTAAG tttttagtGGGCATGAAAGGCAAGGATGAAGCCATGGCCATTGGAGGCCACTGGTCTCCTTCGTTGGATGGACCAGACCCAGAAAAAGACCCCTCTGTGTTGATTAAGACTGCTATTCGTTGTTGTAAGGCTCTGACAGGCATTGATCTAAGTGTATGCACACAATG GTACCGTTTTGCAGAGATTCGCTACCATCGCCCTGAGGAGACCCACAAGGGGCGTACAGTTCCAGCTCATGTGGAGacagtggttttatttttcccGGATGTTTGGCATTGCCTTCCCACCCGCTCAGAGTGGGAAACCCTCTCCCGAGGATACAAGCAGCAGCTGGTCGAGAAGCTTCAGGGTGAACGCAAGGAGGCTGATGGAGAACAG GATGAAGAAGAGAAGGATGATGGTGAAGCTAAAGAAATTTCCACTCCTACCCATTGGTCTAAACTTGACCCGAAGACAATGAAG GTAAATGATCTCCGAAAAGAATTAGAAAGTCGAGCTCTTAGTTCCAAAGGGTTAAAATCCCAGTTAATAGCCCGATTGACAAAACAGCTTAAAGTagaagagcaaaaagaagaacaaaaggaattagagaaatctgagaaagaagaggaagaggaggatgatAGGAAATCTGAAGATGATAAAGAG gaagaagaaagaaaacgtCAAGAGGAACTAGAACGCCAACGTCGGGAAAGAAGATATATTTTGCCTGATGAGCCAGCCATTGTTGTACATCCAAACTGGGCTGCAAAAAGTGGCAAGTTTGATTGTAGCATCATGTCTTTGAGTGTTCTTTTGGACTACAGATTAGAGGATAATAAAGAACATTCATTTGAG GTTTCATTATTTGCAGAGCTTTTCAATGAAATGCTTCAAAGAGATTTTGGCGTCAGAATATACAAATCATTATTGTCTCTTCCTGAGAAagaggataaaaaagaaaaggaaaagaaaagcaaaaaagatgagagaaaagataaaaaagaagaaagagatgatgaaactgaggagCCAAAACCCAAAAGGAGAAAATCAGGCGatgataaagataaaaaagaagataGAGATGAAAGGAAG aaagaagataaaagaaaagatgatTCTAAAGATGATGATGAAACTGAAGAAGATAATAATCAAGATGAATATGATCCAATGGAAGCAGAAGAAGCTGAGGATGAAGAAGATG atcgggatgaggaagaaataaacaaacgAGATGACAAAAGAGATATTAACAGATACTGCAAGGAGAGGCCCTCTAAAGATAAG gaaaaagaaaagactcaGATGATCACAATTAACAGAGATCTATTAAtggcatttgtttattttgatcaAAGCCATTGTGGTTACCTTCTTGAAAAGGATTTGGAAGAAATACTTTATACTCTTGGACTGCATCTTTCTCGGGCTCAG GTAAAGAAGCTTCTTAATAAAGTAGTACTCCGTGAATCTTGCTTTTACCGAAAATTAACGGACACctcaaaagatgaagaaaatcatGAAGAATCTGAAGCATTGCAGGAAGATATGCTAG GAAACAGATTGTTACTTCCAACACCGATAGTAAAACAGGAATCAAAGGATATGGAAGAAAACGTTGGCCTTATTGTGTATAATGGTGCAATGGTTGATGTAGGAAGCCTCTTGCAAAAATTGGAAAAGAGTGAAAAAGTACGAGCTGAAGTGGAACAGAAGCTGCAGTTACTAGAAGAAAAGACAG aTGAAGATGAAAAAACCATATTAAATTTGGAGAATTCCAACAAAAACCTCTCTGGTGAACTCAGAGACGTTAAAAAGGACCTTAGTCAGTTACAAGAAAACTTAAAGATTTCAGAAAACATGAATTTGCAATTTGAAAACCAGCTGAATAAGACAATCAGAAACTTATCCACAGTAATGGATGAGATCCACACTGTTCTTAAGAAG GATAATGTGAAGAATGAAGATAAAGATCAGAAATCCAAGGAGAATGGTGCAAGTGTATGA